In Elusimicrobiota bacterium, one DNA window encodes the following:
- the amt gene encoding ammonium transporter: MLSRMRRWGLGISLALWGLTALVPFSIQAEETPEVPTAAAPAEPTVADRLATVEQGLTDRKIATDTLWVLVTAFLVFWMNAGFALVESGMCRAKNAVNILSKNFIVFAVSSIAFYVLGWGLMFGDGNGFLGLKGLFLVTGADNSPATGDAYKGVYSSINWTGVPLTAKFLFQLVFAGTAATIVSGCVAERIKYVSFIVFSFLLVGFAYPITGHWIWGGGWLAKLGFWDFAGSTAVHTVGGVAGLAGILLLGPRIGKYRADGTPNAIPGHNMTSATLGTLILWLGWFGFNPGSTMAADPAAISHIASTTNLAGAAGLLTATITAWLLMGKPDLGMTINGCLAGFVAITAPCAFVTLQASLVIGAISGVLVVYAVLFFDKLKLDDPVGALAVHLCNGVFGTLAVGLWAKDKITGVATGNGLFNGGGFKLLGIQALGSASVILFTLAISLVFWAIVKALMGLRVSREEEIRGLDIGEHGMEAYAGFQIYMTEYGLAPVGDNGNEAKPAPELAKAGR, translated from the coding sequence ATGTTGTCACGGATGAGACGTTGGGGATTGGGGATCTCGTTGGCCCTCTGGGGCCTCACGGCCCTCGTTCCCTTTTCGATACAAGCAGAAGAAACACCCGAGGTCCCTACGGCCGCCGCGCCGGCCGAACCCACCGTGGCCGACCGGTTGGCCACGGTAGAGCAAGGGCTGACGGACCGGAAGATCGCCACCGACACCCTGTGGGTGTTGGTGACCGCCTTCCTGGTGTTCTGGATGAACGCCGGTTTTGCCTTGGTGGAATCGGGGATGTGCCGCGCCAAGAACGCCGTCAACATTCTTTCCAAGAACTTCATCGTCTTCGCCGTCAGTTCCATCGCCTTCTATGTCCTGGGCTGGGGCTTGATGTTCGGGGATGGGAACGGGTTCTTGGGATTGAAGGGGCTTTTCTTGGTGACCGGGGCCGACAACAGCCCGGCCACGGGGGACGCCTATAAAGGCGTCTACTCCTCCATCAATTGGACGGGAGTTCCGTTGACCGCCAAGTTCCTGTTCCAGTTGGTGTTTGCCGGCACCGCCGCGACGATCGTGTCGGGTTGCGTGGCCGAGCGAATTAAGTATGTCAGCTTCATCGTGTTCAGCTTCCTCCTGGTCGGGTTCGCCTACCCGATCACCGGCCACTGGATCTGGGGCGGCGGCTGGCTCGCCAAACTTGGATTCTGGGACTTCGCCGGCTCGACCGCGGTTCACACCGTGGGCGGCGTGGCGGGACTGGCCGGGATCCTCCTGCTCGGTCCCCGCATCGGCAAATACCGCGCCGATGGCACCCCCAACGCGATCCCGGGCCACAACATGACCTCGGCCACCCTGGGCACCCTAATCCTCTGGCTCGGCTGGTTCGGGTTTAACCCGGGCTCGACCATGGCGGCGGACCCCGCGGCCATCAGCCACATTGCGAGCACCACCAACTTGGCCGGTGCCGCTGGTCTGTTGACGGCGACGATCACTGCGTGGCTCCTGATGGGCAAACCCGACCTCGGCATGACCATCAACGGCTGCTTGGCCGGATTCGTGGCCATCACGGCGCCCTGCGCCTTTGTGACGCTCCAAGCGTCCCTCGTGATCGGGGCGATCTCGGGCGTGCTCGTGGTGTATGCCGTCCTGTTCTTCGACAAATTGAAACTCGACGACCCCGTGGGCGCCTTGGCCGTGCACTTGTGCAACGGCGTGTTCGGCACCCTGGCGGTCGGCCTGTGGGCGAAGGACAAAATCACCGGTGTCGCCACCGGGAACGGCCTCTTCAACGGCGGCGGGTTCAAACTCTTGGGAATTCAGGCCCTGGGCTCAGCGTCGGTGATTCTCTTCACCCTCGCCATTTCCCTGGTCTTCTGGGCAATCGTTAAAGCGCTCATGGGTCTTCGGGTCTCCCGCGAAGAAGAAATCCGCGGCCTGGACATCGGCGAACACGGGATGGAGGCCTACGCCGGCTTCCAAATCTACATGACAGAATATGGTCTGGCCCCGGTGGGCGACAACGGCAACGAAGCGAAGCCGGCCCCCGAGTTGGCCAAGGCGGGGAGGTAA
- a CDS encoding P-II family nitrogen regulator translates to MKLIIAMVQPHKVAEVKKALDDSQIHLMTVSNVLGSGRQKGYTESFRGAKYEVNLLKKVRFDIAVNDEYVEPAIAAITKAARSGNIGDGKIFVTPLEEVVRIRTGEKGKAAIG, encoded by the coding sequence ATGAAACTCATTATCGCCATGGTACAACCGCACAAAGTGGCGGAGGTCAAGAAAGCCTTGGATGATTCTCAGATCCACCTGATGACGGTCTCCAACGTGCTGGGGTCCGGTCGTCAAAAAGGCTACACCGAGAGCTTCCGCGGGGCGAAGTACGAAGTGAACCTCTTGAAAAAGGTCCGCTTCGACATCGCCGTCAACGATGAATACGTCGAACCCGCCATCGCGGCCATCACGAAGGCCGCGCGCTCGGGCAACATCGGGGACGGGAAAATCTTCGTCACCCCGCTCGAGGAAGTGGTGCGCATCCGCACGGGGGAAAAAGGCAAAGCCGCGATCGGCTAG
- a CDS encoding cytochrome ubiquinol oxidase subunit I, with translation MSVLALSRLQFSLTVMFHYLFPPLTIGLGALLVLMEGRFLKTGDPHYESMAKFWTKIFAVNFAVGVASGIAMEFQFGTNWANYSRFVGDIFGSALAAEGIFAFFLESGFLAVLVFGWDRVSPKTHFFSTVMVFLGSVFSSVWITVANSWQQTPAGYKIVGEGAAARAEITSFWAVVFNPSSLDRLVHVWLGAFAMGGFFVMSVTAFYVLKNRHVVISKKSFGMALILAAIGSWGQLLSGHHQARIVAAHQPAKLAAFEGHFTTGSGGAPLFLAGHPDAVAEKTTGLAVPGLLSFLIHGNFRAPVTGLDQFPREDRPPVALAFHSYHGMLALGFFMMGVTVIAGGLYWRGRLWSNRPILWMCVFSVIAPVIANQLGWVAAEVGRQPWIVYGLLRTSEAFSPVLRSGQVWGSMIMFGVLYGLLFAVWILVTDHKIKAGPEDSTGKTITGEKEFLKAAGDLKSKGSLTEAKE, from the coding sequence ATGAGCGTATTGGCCCTATCCCGACTTCAGTTTTCATTGACCGTCATGTTTCACTATCTTTTTCCGCCCCTCACCATCGGACTGGGGGCGTTGCTTGTCCTCATGGAAGGCCGGTTCCTTAAGACGGGCGATCCCCACTACGAAAGCATGGCGAAATTCTGGACGAAAATTTTCGCCGTCAATTTCGCGGTGGGAGTGGCCTCCGGCATCGCCATGGAGTTCCAATTCGGCACCAATTGGGCGAATTATTCCCGTTTTGTCGGAGACATCTTCGGCTCCGCGTTGGCGGCCGAGGGGATTTTCGCCTTTTTTCTGGAGTCCGGATTTTTAGCGGTTCTCGTTTTCGGGTGGGACCGGGTGTCGCCCAAAACGCATTTTTTCTCGACCGTGATGGTTTTCCTGGGTTCGGTGTTCTCTTCCGTTTGGATCACGGTCGCCAACAGCTGGCAGCAAACGCCCGCGGGCTATAAAATCGTCGGGGAAGGCGCCGCCGCCCGGGCCGAGATCACAAGTTTTTGGGCGGTGGTATTCAACCCCTCGAGCCTCGACCGCTTGGTGCACGTGTGGCTGGGGGCTTTCGCGATGGGCGGTTTTTTTGTCATGAGCGTGACCGCTTTCTACGTGCTTAAAAACCGGCACGTCGTAATCTCAAAAAAATCTTTTGGGATGGCGTTGATCTTGGCCGCCATCGGCAGTTGGGGCCAACTGCTTTCGGGACACCATCAAGCCCGAATCGTCGCGGCCCACCAGCCGGCGAAATTGGCGGCTTTCGAAGGGCACTTCACCACCGGATCGGGAGGCGCGCCGTTGTTTTTGGCGGGCCATCCCGACGCCGTCGCGGAGAAAACGACGGGGCTCGCCGTCCCGGGATTGCTGAGCTTCCTAATACACGGGAATTTCCGTGCTCCCGTGACCGGGCTCGATCAATTTCCCCGGGAAGACCGCCCCCCCGTCGCATTGGCCTTCCACAGTTACCACGGGATGTTGGCCTTGGGGTTTTTTATGATGGGCGTGACGGTCATTGCCGGGGGGCTGTATTGGCGCGGACGCCTTTGGTCCAACCGCCCAATTCTATGGATGTGCGTTTTTTCTGTGATAGCCCCCGTCATCGCCAATCAGCTCGGTTGGGTGGCGGCGGAGGTGGGGCGGCAGCCGTGGATCGTGTATGGTTTGCTTCGCACTTCGGAGGCCTTTTCGCCCGTTCTGAGATCGGGCCAGGTGTGGGGGTCCATGATCATGTTCGGGGTCCTTTATGGGCTCCTTTTCGCTGTTTGGATTTTGGTCACCGATCATAAAATCAAAGCGGGCCCGGAAGATTCCACTGGAAAAACGATCACCGGGGAAAAGGAATTCCTCAAAGCGGCCGGAGACCTGAAATCAAAAGGCTCCCTCACCGAGGCCAAGGAGTAA
- the cydB gene encoding cytochrome d ubiquinol oxidase subunit II has translation MDLHIFWFVLLGVLAAGYAILDGFDLGVGVLHPLARTDDERRVLMNAIGPLWDGNEVWLVTFGGALFAAFPRAYATLFSGLYTAFMLLVLCLILRAVSMEFRSKRGAPAWRSFWDWTFFGSSLTAVVLFGTAVGNCLSGLPIGSDGELRVGFFDLLRPYPLLVAVFAVVFTALHGALFLGLKTDGPLRERLRGWSWRLFGLFLVTYLLTTIFTLVRVPRSVENFTHLPWAWAIVVANVLAVANIPRALFHGRDFEAFLSSATAVAAFVFLFSLALYPNLAVSNLDPAASLTIHNAASSLKTLKIMRLIAFLGMPFVLAYTAVIYWMFRGKVEIGKFIY, from the coding sequence ATGGACCTTCACATTTTCTGGTTCGTCCTGCTGGGCGTTCTGGCGGCCGGCTACGCGATTTTGGACGGCTTCGACCTGGGGGTCGGAGTGCTTCACCCGTTGGCGCGAACCGACGATGAACGACGGGTACTAATGAACGCCATCGGCCCCCTGTGGGACGGCAACGAAGTGTGGCTGGTGACCTTCGGAGGGGCCCTTTTCGCGGCGTTCCCCCGGGCTTACGCCACCTTGTTCTCCGGCCTCTACACCGCCTTCATGCTTCTGGTGTTGTGCCTGATCCTGCGGGCCGTATCCATGGAGTTCCGGAGCAAGCGGGGCGCGCCCGCCTGGCGTTCTTTCTGGGATTGGACTTTCTTCGGCTCCAGCTTGACCGCCGTGGTGCTTTTTGGGACGGCCGTCGGAAACTGCCTGTCCGGACTGCCCATCGGGTCGGACGGTGAATTGCGGGTCGGTTTTTTCGACCTGCTCCGCCCCTATCCTCTCCTGGTGGCCGTTTTCGCGGTCGTCTTCACCGCGCTGCACGGAGCGTTGTTCCTGGGTTTGAAGACCGACGGCCCGTTACGGGAACGACTGCGCGGGTGGTCCTGGCGTTTGTTCGGACTCTTTCTCGTCACTTATCTTTTGACGACCATCTTCACCCTGGTGCGCGTTCCCCGGTCGGTGGAAAACTTCACCCATCTGCCTTGGGCGTGGGCGATCGTCGTGGCAAACGTGTTGGCGGTTGCCAACATCCCGCGCGCGCTTTTTCACGGACGGGATTTCGAAGCCTTTCTGTCGAGCGCGACGGCGGTCGCGGCTTTCGTCTTTTTGTTCAGCCTGGCGCTCTACCCCAATCTCGCGGTCTCAAACCTGGACCCGGCCGCCAGCTTGACCATTCACAACGCCGCCTCGTCGCTTAAAACTCTCAAAATCATGCGGCTTATCGCTTTCCTGGGAATGCCCTTTGTGCTCGCCTACACCGCCGTCATTTACTGGATGTTTCGAGGGAAAGTGGAAATCGGGAAGTTTATCTATTAA
- a CDS encoding ammonium transporter produces the protein MDTGDTAWILISAALVLMMTPALAFFYGGLVRRKNMLSILMQCYMLMGLITVEWVLIGYSMSFGPDRHGLIGGLDWFGLCGVGLAPNPDYAATIPHQAFMVYQCMFAIITPGLILGAFAERMKFSAFCVFSLLWSLFVYNPVAHWVWGVGGFLRQMGALDFAGGAVVHVNAGMAALAAALFLGKRKGFPTHISPPHNLPFAVLGAGLLWFGWFGFNGGSALGSGALATNAFVTSHIAAGTAGLVWALLDWKVNSHPTMLGTITGAVAGLVAITPAAGFVDPLGALAIGVTVAIICFVSVMYVKGKFGYDDSLDAFGVHGVGGFWGALATGLWATKAVNAAGADGLLHGNPLQFWIQIKATVITAAFSFVASFALLWLVDKVLGLRVSEQDERIGLDLTQHRETAYTLLD, from the coding sequence GTGGATACCGGCGACACGGCCTGGATCCTCATCTCCGCCGCCCTGGTATTGATGATGACCCCTGCCCTGGCGTTCTTTTACGGCGGTCTAGTCCGTCGGAAAAACATGCTCTCGATCCTCATGCAGTGCTACATGCTCATGGGATTGATTACCGTGGAGTGGGTGTTGATCGGTTATTCGATGTCCTTCGGTCCCGACCGCCACGGGCTGATCGGCGGTCTGGACTGGTTCGGCCTCTGCGGCGTCGGCTTGGCGCCCAACCCGGACTACGCCGCGACCATTCCCCACCAGGCCTTCATGGTCTATCAATGCATGTTCGCGATCATCACCCCGGGCTTAATCCTCGGGGCCTTCGCGGAACGGATGAAGTTCTCCGCCTTCTGCGTTTTTTCCCTCCTCTGGTCCTTGTTCGTCTACAACCCCGTGGCCCATTGGGTTTGGGGCGTGGGCGGCTTCCTGCGCCAGATGGGCGCCCTGGATTTCGCGGGCGGCGCCGTCGTTCATGTCAACGCGGGCATGGCCGCCCTGGCCGCGGCCCTCTTCCTGGGCAAGCGAAAGGGCTTTCCGACCCATATTTCCCCCCCTCACAACCTGCCCTTCGCGGTGTTGGGAGCGGGGCTGCTGTGGTTCGGCTGGTTCGGCTTTAACGGCGGAAGCGCCCTGGGCTCCGGCGCCCTGGCGACCAACGCCTTCGTGACCAGCCACATCGCGGCCGGCACGGCGGGCTTGGTTTGGGCTCTCCTGGATTGGAAAGTCAATTCCCACCCGACCATGCTGGGAACCATCACCGGCGCCGTGGCGGGCCTGGTGGCCATCACCCCGGCGGCCGGGTTTGTGGACCCCCTCGGGGCCCTGGCCATCGGCGTCACCGTCGCGATCATCTGCTTCGTTTCCGTGATGTACGTCAAAGGCAAGTTCGGGTATGACGACTCCCTGGACGCCTTCGGCGTGCACGGGGTGGGCGGGTTTTGGGGCGCTTTGGCGACGGGACTCTGGGCGACCAAGGCGGTCAACGCGGCGGGGGCCGACGGGCTCCTCCACGGGAACCCGCTTCAGTTCTGGATCCAGATCAAAGCCACGGTCATCACCGCGGCTTTTTCCTTCGTGGCGAGTTTCGCCTTGCTGTGGCTGGTGGACAAAGTCCTGGGGCTCCGGGTCTCGGAGCAGGACGAGCGCATCGGCCTGGATCTGACGCAACACCGCGAGACGGCCTACACGCTGCTCGACTGA
- a CDS encoding P-II family nitrogen regulator — protein sequence MKYIVAIIQPDRLDDVLQVLEEKEIHLVTVTSVMGRGRQKGISEVYRSVKEAGSLLKKVKLEIAVNDEYVQPTVEAIQKSARTGNIGDGKIFVLDLGQVIRIRTGETGRLAIG from the coding sequence ATGAAATACATTGTGGCCATCATTCAGCCGGACCGATTGGACGACGTCCTGCAGGTCCTGGAGGAAAAGGAAATTCATTTGGTGACCGTGACGAGCGTCATGGGTCGGGGCCGTCAAAAAGGCATCTCCGAAGTCTACCGGAGCGTCAAAGAGGCGGGCAGTCTGCTCAAAAAGGTGAAGCTCGAAATCGCGGTCAACGACGAATACGTTCAGCCCACCGTCGAAGCCATTCAAAAATCCGCGCGCACGGGAAACATCGGGGACGGGAAGATATTCGTCCTGGACCTGGGGCAGGTGATCCGGATTCGAACGGGAGAAACCGGGCGGCTGGCCATCGGCTGA